One window from the genome of Actinoplanes teichomyceticus ATCC 31121 encodes:
- a CDS encoding alpha-galactosidase has protein sequence MTVHHLRAAGAGLVLDARGAVLHWGPDLGELPDGFAASRTPAVPPSSLDVPLRLSLLPTLGEGWSGRPALAGHRDGTPVAALRTAEVRAVDDTISVRSQSPDGGLHVTTEIELSPQGVLRIRHAVTNHGPGVFELTALDVVLPIPAEAGELLDFTGLWAHERRPQRSALRHGVWSRESRHGRPGHDDAFLLMAGEPGFSFRAGRVWALHLAWSGDKRIWAERSALGPALIGAGELFAPGEIRLAPGGTYRTPWAVAVFSGTGIDGLSDRLHPWIRARRGPSRPRPVVLNTWEAVYFDHDAAVLSRLVDVAAEVGVERFVLDDGWFTGRRDDRRALGDWSVDPQVWPDGLHPLIARVHAAGMDFGLWVEPEMVSPDSALARAHPSWILGAPSAPTWRHQRVLNLADPGAFGHVLGRLTDLLTEYPIAFLKWDHNRDLLEAGAAHRQTAAVYRLLAALRAAFPDLEIESCASGGARIDLGMCEHVDRFWTSDTNDPLDRQHIQRWTGVLIPPEFLGGHLGAGTAHVTGRTSALGFRLATALFGHAGIEWDVSRASAGDRARIAAWTAKYKRLRALLHSGVVVRADSPDPAHLVHGVVAQDRSAAVFALVAVGSPAAALPPPLRFPGLDEARDYEVRPLGHPPRTVQDAPPPWLAAGAVTLPGRVLTEVGLPPPLLAPEQAALFTLTARP, from the coding sequence ATGACCGTGCACCACCTGCGCGCCGCGGGCGCCGGCCTCGTGCTGGACGCCCGCGGCGCCGTCCTGCACTGGGGCCCCGACCTCGGCGAGCTGCCCGACGGCTTCGCCGCCAGCCGGACCCCGGCGGTCCCGCCGAGCTCGCTCGACGTGCCGCTGCGGCTGTCGCTGCTGCCCACCCTCGGCGAGGGCTGGAGCGGCCGGCCCGCCCTGGCCGGGCACCGCGACGGCACACCGGTCGCAGCGTTGCGGACCGCCGAGGTCCGGGCCGTCGATGACACCATTTCGGTACGCTCGCAGAGCCCGGACGGCGGCCTGCACGTCACCACCGAGATCGAGTTGTCGCCCCAGGGCGTGCTGCGCATCCGGCACGCCGTGACCAATCACGGGCCGGGCGTCTTCGAGCTGACCGCCCTGGACGTCGTGCTGCCCATCCCGGCCGAAGCGGGCGAGCTGCTCGACTTCACCGGCCTGTGGGCGCACGAGCGGCGCCCGCAACGGTCCGCGCTGCGGCACGGGGTGTGGAGCCGGGAGAGCCGGCACGGGCGGCCCGGCCACGACGACGCGTTCCTGCTCATGGCCGGCGAACCCGGGTTCTCCTTCCGCGCCGGCCGGGTCTGGGCGCTGCACCTGGCGTGGAGCGGGGACAAGCGGATCTGGGCGGAGCGCTCCGCGCTCGGGCCCGCGCTGATCGGCGCCGGCGAGCTGTTCGCGCCCGGCGAGATCCGGCTGGCGCCGGGCGGAACGTACCGTACGCCGTGGGCGGTCGCGGTCTTCTCCGGCACCGGCATCGACGGCCTGTCCGACCGTCTGCACCCGTGGATCCGGGCCCGCCGGGGCCCGTCCCGGCCCCGGCCGGTCGTGCTGAACACCTGGGAGGCGGTGTACTTCGACCACGACGCGGCGGTGCTGTCCCGGCTGGTCGACGTGGCCGCCGAGGTGGGCGTGGAGCGGTTCGTGCTGGACGACGGGTGGTTCACCGGGCGCCGCGACGACCGGCGCGCGCTCGGCGACTGGTCCGTCGACCCGCAGGTCTGGCCGGACGGCCTGCACCCGTTGATCGCCCGGGTGCACGCGGCCGGGATGGACTTCGGGCTGTGGGTCGAGCCGGAGATGGTCAGCCCGGACTCGGCCCTGGCCCGCGCGCACCCCTCCTGGATCCTCGGCGCGCCGTCCGCCCCGACCTGGCGCCACCAGCGGGTGCTGAACCTGGCCGACCCCGGCGCGTTCGGTCACGTCCTGGGCCGGCTGACCGACCTGCTCACCGAGTACCCGATCGCCTTCCTCAAATGGGACCACAACCGGGACCTGCTGGAAGCCGGCGCCGCACACCGGCAGACGGCCGCGGTCTACCGGCTGCTGGCCGCCCTGCGCGCGGCCTTCCCCGACCTGGAGATCGAGAGCTGCGCGTCCGGCGGGGCCCGCATCGACCTCGGCATGTGCGAGCACGTCGACCGGTTCTGGACCTCGGACACCAACGATCCGCTCGACCGCCAGCACATCCAGCGCTGGACCGGGGTGCTCATCCCGCCGGAGTTCCTCGGCGGTCACCTCGGCGCGGGCACGGCGCATGTCACCGGGCGTACGTCGGCCCTGGGTTTCCGTCTCGCCACGGCCCTGTTCGGCCACGCCGGCATCGAGTGGGACGTCTCCCGGGCGTCCGCCGGGGACCGGGCCCGGATCGCCGCCTGGACCGCGAAGTACAAGCGGCTACGAGCGCTGCTGCACTCCGGCGTCGTGGTCCGCGCCGACTCGCCGGACCCGGCGCACCTGGTCCACGGCGTGGTCGCCCAGGACCGCTCCGCGGCGGTGTTCGCGCTGGTCGCGGTGGGCTCCCCGGCGGCCGCGCTGCCGCCGCCGCTGCGGTTCCCCGGCCTCGATGAGGCGCGCGACTACGAGGTACGGCCGCTGGGCCACCCGCCCCGCACGGTCCAGGACGCGCCGCCGCCGTGGCTGGCCGCGGGAGCGGTCACCCTGCCCGGCCGGGTGCTGACCGAGGTGGGCCTGCCGCCCCCGCTGCTGGCCCCCGAGCAGGCCGCGCTGTTCACGCTCACCGCGCGGCCCTGA
- a CDS encoding ABC transporter substrate-binding protein, with protein sequence MTKKLLGPLLSATLALTACSSASDDGTTTAAAAGCAPASGPVTLTYTSWIPNIEQVVKVWNDAHPDIQVKVQTGPNGNGGTYQNFFNQLKAGNAPDLGQIEYDALPGFRVQDGLTNLAGCKPVTDAKDLFVDWTWNQVTFGEQNAVYGVPQDAGPMALFYRKDLFEKNGIAVPATWEEYAKAAEKVKAAGGYITNFSQSDINQFAGLVWQAGGRWFGNDGTRWTVNLQDQATTRVAGYWQDLISRNLVSAVPPWTTEWDNAYNKGQAWTWVSAVWGANSISSGAPDTSGKWAVAPMPQWTAGGRAAGNWGGSSTAVFKGAKHPYEAAQFAIWLNTSQEALTLLNEKANLYPATRDGARLPALAKGVEFYGGQKIYDVFAEASTQVTPDFTWGPTMTSTYTAASDGFKAAVSGDGTLLDALKKAQTTTIENLKSQSIPVAE encoded by the coding sequence ATGACGAAGAAACTGCTCGGCCCGCTGCTGAGCGCCACACTGGCGCTGACCGCCTGCTCGTCGGCGAGCGACGACGGCACCACCACCGCCGCGGCGGCCGGCTGCGCCCCGGCGAGCGGCCCGGTCACGCTCACCTACACCTCGTGGATCCCGAACATCGAGCAGGTCGTGAAGGTGTGGAACGACGCGCACCCGGACATCCAGGTCAAGGTGCAGACCGGCCCGAACGGCAACGGCGGGACGTACCAGAACTTCTTCAACCAGCTCAAGGCCGGCAACGCCCCGGACCTGGGCCAGATCGAGTACGACGCGCTGCCCGGCTTCCGGGTCCAGGACGGCCTGACGAACCTGGCCGGCTGCAAGCCGGTGACCGACGCCAAGGACCTGTTCGTCGACTGGACCTGGAACCAGGTCACCTTCGGCGAGCAGAACGCGGTGTACGGCGTACCGCAGGACGCCGGCCCGATGGCGCTGTTCTACCGCAAGGACCTGTTCGAGAAGAACGGCATCGCGGTCCCCGCCACCTGGGAGGAGTACGCGAAGGCCGCGGAGAAGGTGAAGGCCGCCGGCGGCTACATCACCAACTTCTCGCAGAGCGACATCAACCAGTTCGCCGGGCTGGTCTGGCAGGCGGGCGGCCGCTGGTTCGGCAACGACGGCACCAGGTGGACCGTGAACCTTCAGGACCAGGCGACCACCCGGGTGGCCGGGTACTGGCAGGACCTGATCAGCCGGAACCTGGTCTCCGCGGTGCCGCCGTGGACCACCGAGTGGGACAACGCCTACAACAAGGGGCAGGCCTGGACCTGGGTGTCCGCCGTCTGGGGAGCCAACTCGATCTCCTCCGGCGCACCGGACACGTCCGGTAAGTGGGCGGTCGCCCCGATGCCGCAGTGGACCGCGGGCGGTAGGGCCGCCGGCAACTGGGGTGGCTCGTCCACCGCGGTGTTCAAGGGCGCGAAGCACCCGTACGAGGCGGCCCAGTTCGCGATCTGGCTGAACACCTCGCAGGAGGCGCTCACGCTGCTCAACGAGAAGGCGAACCTGTACCCGGCGACCAGGGACGGCGCGCGCCTGCCGGCGCTCGCCAAGGGCGTCGAGTTCTACGGCGGCCAGAAGATCTACGACGTCTTCGCCGAGGCATCCACACAGGTCACCCCCGACTTCACCTGGGGCCCGACGATGACCTCCACCTACACCGCCGCCTCCGACGGGTTCAAGGCCGCCGTCTCCGGCGACGGCACCCTGCTCGACGCGTTGAAGAAGGCGCAGACCACCACGATCGAGAACCTCAAGTCGCAGAGCATCCCGGTCGCCGAATGA
- a CDS encoding carbohydrate ABC transporter permease, with amino-acid sequence MKSRAAAMSVMGICTLYFLVPIWWLVVGATKSRGDFSGTAPLWFADLHLGENLHELFSYRDGVFLRWMANSVVYTGGAALLGTLLAAMCGYALAKYRFPGRELIFNVVLGGVLVPATALALPLFLIFSQVEATNTFWSVFLPSLVNPFGVYLARIYATASVPDELLEAARLDGSGEVRTFFTVSGKLMFPALVTIFLFHFVAVWNNFLLPLIMLGDERLFPVTLGLYTWNTQVNQLPELRMLVLTGALVSIVPLVVAFLLLQRFWRSGLGTGSVK; translated from the coding sequence GTGAAGAGCAGAGCCGCCGCCATGAGCGTGATGGGCATCTGCACGCTCTACTTCCTGGTGCCGATCTGGTGGCTGGTCGTCGGCGCGACCAAGTCCCGGGGCGACTTCTCCGGCACGGCGCCGCTCTGGTTCGCCGACCTGCACCTCGGTGAGAACCTGCACGAGCTGTTCAGCTACCGCGACGGGGTCTTCCTGCGCTGGATGGCCAACAGCGTGGTCTACACCGGCGGCGCCGCCCTGCTCGGCACCCTGCTGGCCGCGATGTGCGGGTACGCCCTGGCCAAGTACCGGTTCCCCGGCCGGGAGCTGATCTTCAACGTGGTGCTCGGCGGGGTCCTGGTGCCGGCCACCGCGCTGGCGCTCCCGCTGTTCCTGATCTTCTCGCAGGTGGAGGCGACCAACACCTTCTGGTCGGTCTTCCTGCCGAGCCTGGTCAACCCGTTCGGGGTGTACCTGGCCCGCATCTACGCCACCGCGAGCGTCCCGGACGAGCTGCTGGAGGCGGCCCGGCTGGACGGTTCCGGCGAGGTGCGGACGTTCTTCACGGTCTCCGGCAAGCTGATGTTCCCGGCCCTGGTCACCATCTTCCTGTTCCACTTCGTCGCGGTGTGGAACAACTTCCTACTGCCGCTGATCATGCTCGGCGACGAGCGGCTGTTCCCGGTGACGCTCGGCCTGTACACCTGGAACACCCAGGTCAACCAGCTCCCCGAGCTGCGGATGCTGGTGCTCACCGGCGCCCTGGTCTCGATCGTCCCGCTGGTGGTCGCGTTCCTGCTGCTCCAGCGTTTCTGGCGCAGCGGTCTCGGCACCGGCTCGGTCAAGTAA
- a CDS encoding carbohydrate ABC transporter permease, giving the protein MTRKKHLLVFIAPFGLLFLAFYLAPIGYAIKQSLYTVARTGTFGPAREVFGGLEQYRRVFQNGPFWESVGRVLLFGVVQVPVMLGLALLLALLLDSGLVRGRRFFRLAFFVPYAVPGVLAAIMWGFLYSPNLSPFTAITSSWDLLSADLVLWAMANVVTWVYVGYNMLIIYSALLAVPPEIYEAATLDGAGAWRTAWSIKIPLVMPAIVLTTVFSIIGTLQLLAEPQVFRTFSSAVSSTYTPNLTVYSTSSIPNFSLAAAFSVVLALATFVLSFTFLKFTQRGGDR; this is encoded by the coding sequence GTGACCCGCAAGAAGCACCTGCTCGTCTTCATCGCGCCGTTCGGGCTGCTCTTCCTCGCCTTCTACCTGGCCCCGATCGGCTACGCGATCAAGCAGTCGCTGTACACGGTGGCCCGCACCGGCACGTTCGGCCCGGCCCGGGAGGTCTTCGGCGGGCTGGAACAGTACCGGCGGGTGTTCCAGAACGGCCCGTTCTGGGAGTCGGTCGGCCGGGTCCTGCTGTTCGGCGTGGTGCAGGTCCCGGTCATGCTCGGGCTGGCGCTGCTGCTCGCCCTGCTGCTCGACTCCGGCCTGGTCCGGGGGCGGCGGTTCTTCCGGCTGGCGTTCTTCGTGCCGTACGCGGTGCCGGGGGTGCTCGCCGCGATCATGTGGGGCTTCCTGTACTCGCCGAACCTGTCCCCGTTCACCGCGATCACCAGCTCCTGGGACCTGCTCTCCGCCGACCTGGTGCTCTGGGCCATGGCCAACGTGGTGACCTGGGTCTACGTCGGCTACAACATGCTGATCATCTACTCCGCCCTGCTGGCCGTCCCGCCGGAGATCTACGAGGCGGCCACCCTCGACGGCGCCGGAGCGTGGCGCACCGCCTGGTCCATCAAGATCCCGCTGGTGATGCCGGCGATCGTGCTGACCACGGTGTTCTCCATCATCGGCACCCTCCAGCTGCTCGCCGAACCGCAGGTGTTCCGCACCTTCAGCTCCGCGGTGTCCAGCACGTACACCCCCAACCTGACGGTCTACTCCACCTCGTCCATCCCGAACTTCTCTCTCGCCGCCGCGTTCTCCGTGGTGCTGGCGCTGGCGACGTTCGTCCTGTCCTTCACGTTCCTCAAGTTCACCCAGCGCGGAGGTGACCGGTGA